One window of the Lonchura striata isolate bLonStr1 chromosome 9, bLonStr1.mat, whole genome shotgun sequence genome contains the following:
- the DPH5 gene encoding diphthine methyl ester synthase — protein sequence MLYLVGLGLGDAQDITVKGLQAVRRCRRVYLEAYTSVLTVGKEALEEFYGKELILADREMVEQEADSLLKEADVCDVAFLVVGDPFGATTHSDLVLRAVKLGIPYKVIHNASIMNAVGCCGLQLYNFGETVSIVFWTDTWKPESFFDKIEKNRQNGMHTLCLLDIKVKEQSLENLMKGRKIYEPPRYMSVNQAAEQLLAIIQKRRLQGEKPEITENTVCVGLARVGALDEKIASGTLQQMSTVELGAPLHSLIVTGTMHPLELEMLKLFSVDSSSFENNACQRTT from the exons ATGCTGtacctggtggggctgggccTGGGGGATGCCCAGGACATCACGGTGAAGGGGCTGCAGGCGGTGCGGCGCTGCCGCAGGGTGTACCTGGAGGCCTACACGTCCGTGCTCACCGTGGGCAAGGAAGCGCTG GAAGAGTTTTATGGAAAAGAATTGATTTTGGCTGACCGAGAAATGGTGGAACAAGAAGCAGATAGCCTTTTAAAAGAAGCTGATGTTTGTGATGTCGCATTTCTTGTGGTTGGTGATCCATTTGG GGCCACAACACACAGTGATTTAGTGCTACGTGCAGTAAAATTGGGGATTCCTTACAAGGTCATTCATAATGCTTCAATAATGAATGCAGTGGGCTGCTGTGGCTTACAG TTGTACAATTTTGGAGAAACTGTTTCCATAGTGTTCTGGACAGATACATGGAAGCCAGAGAGCTTCTTTGACAAGATTGAGAAGAACAGGCAGAATGGAATGCACACCCTGTGCTTACTTG ATATTAAAGTGAAGGAGCAGTCTCTGGAGAATCTCATGAA agGGAGAAAGATTTATGAGCCACCACGTTACATGAGTGTGAATCAAGCTGCAGAACAGCTTCTTGCCATTATTCAAAAGAGAAGACTCCAAGGAGAAAAACCAG AAATTACTGAAAACACAGTTTGTGTTGGCCTTGCTCGTGTGGGTGCTCTAGATGAGAAGATTGCTTCAGGCACGCTACAGCAGATGTCCACTGTGGAATTGGGTGCTCCACTACATTCCTTAATTGTTACAGGCACTATGCATCCTCTGGAATTGGAAATGCTTAAACTGTTCTCTGTAGATAGTTCCAGTTTTGAAAATAATGCATGTCAAAGGACTActtaa